The Cellulomonas sp. P24 genome contains a region encoding:
- a CDS encoding helix-turn-helix transcriptional regulator, with protein MSPNRGPISEAAGRSLPDRDVLDDAAEVFQLLSAPGRLQLLWVLSNDEVDVTTLVSAVGGTKAGVSQHPAKLRLAGWLDARRDGRRVRYRVADPHIVTLVHQAVEHVLDLRAGPALASAPQSPDRD; from the coding sequence ATGTCACCGAACAGGGGACCGATAAGCGAGGCGGCCGGACGGAGTCTGCCGGACCGTGACGTCCTCGATGACGCTGCCGAGGTCTTCCAACTGCTCAGCGCTCCCGGGCGGCTCCAGCTGCTGTGGGTCTTGTCCAACGATGAGGTGGACGTGACCACGCTCGTGAGCGCCGTGGGCGGGACCAAGGCCGGCGTCAGCCAGCACCCCGCGAAGTTGCGTCTTGCCGGATGGCTCGACGCACGCCGGGACGGACGACGCGTCCGATACCGGGTCGCGGACCCGCACATCGTCACGTTGGTCCACCAGGCCGTCGAACACGTCCTGGACCTCCGAGCCGGCCCGGCGCTGGCGAGCGCCCCACAGTCGCCCGATCGAGACTGA
- a CDS encoding NRAMP family divalent metal transporter, which translates to MTNDTTDRDAVLDSAHLGDIRGALGTIRQGDVAPRNRVSLRLKTLLAIIGPGLIVMVGDNDAGAFGTYTQAGQNYGTRLLWTLLLLIPVIYVNQEMVLRLGAVTGVGHARLILERYGRFWGAFSVIDLFILNALTIVTEFIGISLGLTYLGLPKVPGVIAAALVIIASVSTGSFRRFERVSLLLVAGSLTLIPIFLLVHPPMGQVARDFLVPGMPAGSQMSTVMLLIIAIVGTTVAPWQLFFQQSYIIDKRITPRFIPYERVDLWLGIVFVVVGAVAMMAFSAAAFAGTPGHGNYTDALGIAEGLAATAGHWAGILFAIALIDASIIGAAAVGLSTSYAMGDVLGLHHSLHRRPSEAKAFYAIFAGLLLVSAVIVIIPGSPLGLLTEGVQTLAGVLLPSATVFLLLLCNDRGVLGPWVNGRAMNVFAGAVIAVLVMLSTILTASVLFPQITSGQILVILAVGTALSLAAGAYLAWSGRHPKDATPAASTEAPEPARDRATWRMPPLAMLTRPTLSAGNRTGLTVLRGYLLVASALVVVKVVQLALGH; encoded by the coding sequence ATGACGAACGACACCACGGACCGCGACGCCGTCCTGGACAGCGCGCACCTCGGGGACATCCGGGGTGCGCTGGGCACGATCCGTCAAGGTGACGTCGCCCCGCGCAACCGCGTCTCGCTGCGGCTGAAGACCCTGCTCGCGATCATCGGCCCCGGTCTGATCGTGATGGTCGGCGACAACGACGCCGGTGCCTTCGGGACGTACACCCAGGCGGGCCAGAACTACGGCACGAGACTGCTGTGGACGTTGCTGCTGCTGATCCCCGTCATCTACGTCAACCAGGAGATGGTGCTGCGCCTGGGTGCCGTCACCGGCGTCGGGCACGCCCGGCTGATCCTGGAGCGCTACGGGCGGTTCTGGGGAGCGTTCAGCGTCATCGACCTGTTCATCCTCAACGCCTTGACCATCGTCACCGAGTTCATCGGCATCAGCCTCGGACTGACCTACCTGGGCCTGCCCAAGGTCCCCGGGGTCATCGCCGCGGCCCTGGTGATCATCGCCTCGGTGTCCACCGGGTCGTTCCGCCGGTTCGAGCGCGTCAGCCTGCTCCTGGTCGCCGGCTCCTTGACGCTGATCCCCATCTTCCTTCTCGTCCACCCGCCGATGGGTCAGGTCGCCCGTGACTTCCTGGTCCCGGGCATGCCAGCCGGCTCGCAGATGTCCACGGTGATGCTGTTGATCATCGCGATCGTCGGCACGACGGTCGCGCCCTGGCAGCTGTTCTTCCAGCAGTCGTACATCATCGACAAGCGGATCACGCCGCGGTTCATCCCCTACGAGCGGGTCGACCTGTGGCTCGGCATCGTGTTCGTCGTGGTGGGCGCGGTCGCGATGATGGCGTTCTCCGCGGCCGCGTTCGCCGGGACCCCCGGGCACGGGAACTACACCGACGCCCTGGGCATCGCCGAGGGCCTGGCCGCGACGGCCGGGCACTGGGCCGGGATCCTGTTCGCGATCGCGCTGATCGACGCCTCGATCATCGGCGCCGCAGCCGTGGGGCTGTCGACCTCCTACGCGATGGGCGACGTGCTCGGCCTGCACCACTCCCTGCACCGTCGACCGTCCGAGGCCAAGGCCTTCTACGCGATCTTCGCCGGGCTCCTGCTGGTCTCCGCGGTGATCGTCATCATCCCCGGCAGCCCGCTGGGCCTGCTGACCGAGGGGGTGCAGACCCTCGCCGGAGTCCTGCTGCCCTCAGCAACCGTCTTCTTGCTGCTGCTGTGCAACGACCGCGGCGTCCTGGGCCCGTGGGTCAACGGGCGCGCCATGAACGTTTTCGCCGGCGCCGTCATCGCAGTCCTGGTGATGCTCTCGACGATCCTGACCGCCAGCGTGCTGTTCCCACAGATCACTTCCGGCCAGATCCTGGTCATCCTGGCAGTGGGCACCGCCCTGAGCCTCGCGGCCGGCGCCTACCTGGCCTGGAGCGGACGCCACCCCAAGGACGCCACACCCGCCGCCTCCACCGAGGCGCCCGAACCCGCCCGGGACCGAGCCACCTGGCGGATGCCCCCGCTCGCGATGCTGACCCGGCCCACCCTCAGCGCCGGCAACCGCACCGGCCTGACGGTCCTGCGCGGGTACCTGCTGGTGGCCTCGGCCCTGGTCGTGGTCAAGGTCGTCCAGCTCGCCCTCGGCCACTGA